The Heyndrickxia acidicola sequence ATCCTTAATCATCCTGATTATTGCCGTTATCGGATATTCCGCTATTCAATATTATCAAGGTGTTAATCAAACGGCTGAATCTGACCGTTTAAAAATGGACAATGTAAAGTTCAATGGCCAAAAGGACCAGTATGGCAGAACCAACGTACTGCTGCTTGGAGTAGATGCAAGGGGCGGACAAAAAGCCTCCAGAACCGACTCAATTATGATTGCTCAATACGATCCGAATAAAAAAACGGTCAAGCTTGTATCGGTCATGCGTGATATTTTCGCCGATATTCCCGGGTATAAGCCGTATAAAATCAATACAGCCTACTTCCTGGGCGGACCGGAGCTTTTAAGGCAAACCCTCAAGCAAAACCTTGGAATCGATGTTCAATACTATGCAATTGTTGATTTTAATGGATTTGTGAAAGTCATTGATACTCTTGCTCCTGATGGCATTGAGGTTACTGTCCCTCATGATATGTCCAAAAATATTGGTGTCACTTTGCATAAAGGGACGCAAAAGCTTCACGGAAAAGAACTTCTTGGCTTCTCCCGTTTCCGCCATGATTCACAAGGAGACTTTGGACGAGTAGCCCGTCAGCAGGAAGTATTAAAGGCAATTAAATCGCAAGTCCTAAGTATTAGCGGAATTGCTAAAGCACCGAAGCTGCTTGGAACGATTGCGCCATATGTGGCGACTAATATGAACACAAGTGACAGAATGGGAGTCTTGACTGATCTCTTGCTTCATCCTGGAATGAAAATAAAAACCATGACGATACCGGTAAAAGGGACTTATCAAAATGCGCGGAGCTCGTATGATGGAGATGTGCTGGAAATTGATAAGGAAAAGAACCGCGAGGCGCTCAGTGCATTCTTGGGAGAAGATTTAACAACAGGACAGTCTGCTGATACAACCACGGATGATACAACATCTACATTTAGCCAGTCGGGTTCATCCAATCAATCAGATCCATCCAGTCAGTCGAATTCGACCGATAACACCGGGCAATAATTCATATAATTAAAAACGGCTAGTCCAATTTTTAAAATAAATGGACTGGCCGTTTTTTTGTAGGTTTGATGAGTGGTTTTAGTGCGTTAAAGCAAAAAAGGGGTCTGACCCCTTTAGTGGAATAAAGTAATCCATCTGGGCATTTGGACCTGTTTTACCCGATTATCCGCACATTTTACCCGATTCTATCGAGTTTTTACCCGATTATCTTTCAAGTTTGCCCGATTAATGGGATGTTTTACCCGATTTTTTTGTCTGAAAGGCAAGGGGCGTTTGTAGGTGGTTTTAAATCCATTCCTGTTTGTTATTTACACGGTACTGGCAAAGGAAAAACATAATGATTGAAGATTCAGGGTCTCTAAAACGGATAAAGGTTACAAATAAGTAGAGAGAAAGCCTTTTAAAACATTAAAAAACCTGCCTTTTATCGAAGGCAGGAATTAAAGGAGATCATCATTTTTATATCAGGTCTCCAAGCTTTTTTCCACCATGAAATGAGAAATATACACATCTGGAGCTATTTCGCTTTTGCCGGTTTTTTGAAACCCGAAGCTATGATATAACCGAACAGCGGGCTCATTTTTTTCTCCTGTGCTGACTTTGAAGCAGGACGCTTCAGGGTAGGAATCAACGACGTGCTGCAATAAAGCGCTGCCAATTCCCTTTCTAAAATGAAGAGGATGGACAATCAATCTGCATATGACTAAATGGTTGTCCTCAAAGCTAATCGATATGACCCCGGCCAATTCATCCTCTTGATAAAAGCCAAAAAAGGTTTCGCGGCTTTCTAGCAAAGAGTTGACAGTCTCATGCAACGGAGGTATGTCGTAGAAATTTAATAGCTTCGCTTCTATATTATATGCAGGCAGTTGGATGCGTAAAACGCTTTCGGCTGCCTCTACATCTGTTATATCTAAAATCTTAATCATTACCATACCCCCTGCATGATAGACTTTTTTACTATTATACATACAAATAGAGGAGACAAGGAGAGGTTTTTTTAGGAAAATGAAATATTTTTCTGAAAAATAACTTTATTCTGAGATAAATTGGATAATCACGAAAACAGGATGAGAATAACAGGTTCTATTCTTATTAATTTCCCACGCTTTAATCTATTGTACGCAAAGCAGCAATCTATGCAGAAACAGCGTCCGCTTTTAAAGAAAAGGGTTGATGTTATAGAAGGAATGTTGTAAATTGTATAATAAGAATTAATTTTTCGAAATATAAAATTACATAGTTGTATCTTATCAAGAGAGGCGGAGGGACTGGCCCAGCGATGCCTCAGCAACCAGTCAATTATATTGACCCGGTGCTAATTCCAGCAGGTGTAAGCCTGGACGATAAGAAGAATGTGACGATTCTAAAGGCCTTCTTCTTAAAGAAGGTCTTTTTATTTTTAGGTCTTATAAAAATGACCGAATGAGCAGGAACAATAATCTCTTGCAAAAAATTGGATTAGATGCTCTCAAAATTCGCCTAGAGAAAAACAGTTTAAGGATCAGCAAGAAAAACAATGAAGGAGTGATAGGAGCATGGATTTACTGAAAACCCTGGAAAAACGGATTCTGGTAGCTGACGGAGCGATGGGAACACTACTTTATTCGCATGGGGTGGATACGTGTTATGAAGAGTTCAACCTGATTCATCCTGAAAAGATAGTGAATATTCACAGGGCATATATACAGGCCGGTGCAGAGGTCATTCAAACCAATACCTACAGTGCCAATTATTTTAAGCTGGAACAGTATGGACTGGAAGAAAAGGTGAAAGAAATCAATACGGAAGCGGTGCGGATTGCCAAACAGGCCGCTGGAAACAATACATTCATTCTGGGATCCATGGGCGGCTACAGGGGTGTTCGGAAATTGGAGATACCGGATGCAGAGATTAAGCGCTGCTTTAGAGAACAGCTTTTTCACCTGCTAAATGAGGGAGTTGACGGGATTCTTCTCGAAACCTATTTCGATGTGGAGGAGCTTTATTCCGTAGTGGAAATTGCCAAGAAGGAGGCAGCAGTACCGGTAATTGCCCAGGTTTCCCTGCATGAACCAGGCGTTCTCCAGAACGGGCGGCATGTGACCGAAGCGCTTAACCAGCTTGAAGGGTTGGGGGCAGATATTATCGGTCTCAATTGCCGTCTCGGCCCTCATCACATGATACAATCCTTTGAAGAAATCCCCTTGCCGGAAAAAGCCTATCTGTCTGCCTATCCTAATGCGAGTTTACTGGATTACGAGGACGGCAGGGTAACCTTTAGGGATAACGCTCGTTATTTCAAGGATAGCGCGATACAGCTGGTGGAGGAGGGTGTCCGGCTGATTGGGGGCTGCTGCGGTACCACACCTGAGCATATCCAAGCAGTGGCTGAAGGTGTAAAAGGGCTGACGCCTATAAAAGAAAAGACACCTAAAGTTCCGAGAGCACGAATCGAGCTTTCGAGTTCAAGTGGAATCGAGCCGCCCATCCATCAGATTGCAAAGGAAAGAACGTCGGTCATCGTTGAATTGGATACACCCAAGCATTTGTTGACAGATCGCTTTTTTGAAGGAGCAAGGGCTTTAAAGGAGGCCGGAATTGATGCCTTAACCATGGCGGATAATTCACTTGCGTCGCCGCGGATCAGCAATATTGCGATGGCTGCGCTTTTAAAAGAAAGGGAACAAATCCGGCCGCTTGTTCATATTACCTGCAGAGACCGCAATCTGATTGGGCTTCAATCTCATTTAATGGGGCTGGATGCACTTGGAATCAATCAAATACTGGCGGTAACGGGCGATCCTTCTAAAATCGGTGATTTTCCCGGAGCGACCTCGGTGTACGATTTGTCTTCCATGGATTTAATGCAAATGATCAAGCAGTTTAACGAAGGAATATCGTATTCCGGCAAATCGCTGCAAAGAAAAACCTCGTTTTCTGTAGCGGCAGCCTTTAATCCGAATGTTCGCAACCTGGATAAAGCTGTCCTCCGCCTGGAGCGGAAAATCAGAAGCGGAGCAGATTATTTTATTACACAGCCGCTTTTTAGCGAGGAAAAAATCATTGAAGTCTATGAAGCAACCAAACATTTAGATGCACCAATTTATATTGGCATCATGCCGCTTACAAGCTATCGGAATGCCAGCTTTCTTCACAACGAGGTTCCGGGCATTACGCTTTCGGATAAGATTCTCGGAGTCATGGAGAGGGCAAAGCATGACTCGGCACAGGCCGCAAGGGAAAGCATGGCCATTTCAAAAAATCTGATTGATACAGCGATGAACTATTTTAACGGAATCTACTTAATCACCCCTTTTGACCGCTATGACCTAACGGTTGAGTGCACCCAATACATTCATTCAAAGGAGACTGTCACCCATGGCACAAAGGTTATTTGAGGAGCAGCTAGAGAAGAAGATTTTGATATTGGATGGGGCAATGGGAACCATGCTTCAGGCCTGCAATCTTACAGCCTCTGATTTTGGAGGGGAAGAGTATGAGGGCTGTAATGAATACCTGACGCTGACGGCCCCCCATGTCATTCAGCATGTCCATGAAGAATACCTTCGGGCAGGTGCCGATATTATTGAAACGAATACGTTTGGAGCGACCAGCATTGTACTGGATGAATATGGACTGGGACATCTTGCGGAAAAATTGAATCGGGACGCTGCTAAAATTGCAAAAAGGGCAGCGGAGCGTTTTTCAACCTGCGAGCGTCCCCGTTTTGTGGCAGGCTCAATGGGACCCACAACGAAAACACTTTCTGTGACCGGAGGAGCTACTTTTCAACAACTGAAAGAGGCTTATTTTGAACAGGCAAGAGGGCTGATAAAGGGCGGTGCGGATGTACTGCTCATTGAGACCTCTCAGGACCTGTTGAATGTAAAAGCTGCCTTTCTCGGGATAGAAGCAGCGTTTAAAGAGCTTGAATTCAAGGTCCCCCTTTTAATATCGGGAACCATTGAACCGATGGGCACAACTCTTGCCGGGCAGAACATTGAGGCTTTTTACATATCGGTTGAACACATGAACCCTGTTTCGGTTGGAATTAACTGTGCAACAGGGCCGGAGTTCATGGCTGAGCACATCAGGACGCTTTCCGGCCTTGCTTCGACTGCGGTGAGCTGCTATCCCAATGCAGGGCTCCCGGATGAAGAAGGCCATTACCATGAGAGCCCTGCATCACTTGCTCAAAAGCTTCGCGGTTTTGCAGAAAAAGGGTGGATCAATATTGCAGGGGGCTGCTGCGGCACCACTCCAGCTCATATTCAAGCACTAGATGAGGCGCTTAGGGATATTCATCCGAGAACGCCGCAAAAGGGACATCCGCATGCAGTAGCCGGTATTGAGCCATTTATTTATGAGGACCCGAGCATCCGGCCTATTTTTGTAGGAGAAAGAACCAATGTCATTGGATCCCGAAAATTTAAACGGCTGATTGCAGAGGGGAAAATAGAAGAGGCAAGCGAGATCGCTCGAACACAGGTGAAAAATGGCGCCCATATCATTGATATCTGCCTTGCTGATCCAGACCGCGAAGAGATTGAGGACATAGATGCGTTTATTCAGGTAGCTGTAAAAAAGGTGAAGGTACCGCTGATGATTGATTCAACGGACGATGCGGTGATTGAGCGGGCTTTAACCTATACACAGGGAAAAAACATTATTAACTCAATCAATCTTGAGAACGGGCAAGAACGTTTTGAAAAAGTGGCCTCGCTTGTGCATCAATACGGCGCAGCGGTTGTGGTCGGAACCATTGATGAAGAGGGAATGGCGGTTACGGCTGAACGCAAGCGTGAAGTGGCGCAGAGGTCCTATGAGCTTCTTGTCGGTAAATATGGACTTGCGCCTGGAGACTTGATCTTTGATGCTTTGGTTTTTCCAGCTGGAACGGGTGACCAGCAATATTTTAGAGCTGCAAAGGAAACAGTCGAAGGGATCCGTCTGATAAAAGAACATTTTCCAGAATGCCAGACGATACTTGGGGTCAGCAACGTTTCCTTCGGTTTGCCGAACGCAGGACGGGAAGTGCTGAATTCTGTGTTTTTGTACCATTGTACAAAGGCAGGGCTCGATTATGCCATTGTAAATACGGAAAAATTGGAGCGGTTTGCTTCTATCCCGGAAGAGGAAGTCCGGATGGCAGAGGAGCTTTTATTTGAAACAAGCGATGAAGCTCTAGCTAGATTTACTGATTTTTATAGAGAAAAGAAACAGGAAGTGAAGGCAGCTGCTGAAACTCTCCCGCTTCCGGAGAGGCTGGCGAACTATGTGGTGGAGGGAACGAAGGAAGGCCTGCTGCCTGATTTGGAAGAAGCCCTTGAAGAATATCCAACTCCGCTTGCCATTATTAACGGCCCTTTAATGGCGGGAATGGCAGAGGTAGGGCGTTTATTTAATGATAATCAGCTCATTGTGGCGGAGGTGCTGCAGAGTGCTGAGGTAATGAAGGCGGCAGTAGCATTTTTAGAGCCCTATATGGAAAAAAATCAGGAAACCAGTTCGAAAGGGAAGGTCCTTTTGGCAACAGTAAAGGGCGATGTCCATGATATCGGCAAAAATCTAGTAGAAATTATATTAAGCAATAACGGTTTTGAAGTAATCGACCTTGGAATCAAGGTGTCACCTGCTGAGCTGATCCAGGAAGTGAGGAGGGTACAGCCGGATATCATCGGGTTGTCCGGGCTGCTTGTAAAGTCTGCGCAGCAAATGGTTCTCACCGCGCAGGACCTAAGGGAGGCAGGGATTTCCATTCCTATTTTAGTAGGAGGGGCGGCTCTTTCCCGAAAATTCACTTTAAATAAAATTGCCCCTGAGTATGAAGGGCTTGTGCTGTATGCAAAAGATGCAATGGATGGACTGTCTTTGGCAAACCGTCTTCAGAATGAGCTGGAGAGGGAGGTTCTTTTACGAGAGCAGCTGGAAAGCCAGGAAAAGCAGCGGAAAATCGCTCAGGAAGTAAAGAGACCTGAAAGTAAGGCAGTGGTTCGATCTGCAGTTTCAAGGGATTCACAGATTTTTCAACCCCAGGATGTGAAACAGCATGTTTTGCGCAATTACGAGGTCAGCCATATTGAACCTTATATCAACCGGCAAATGCTGATCGGGCATCATTTGGGGTTAAAGGGGAAGTTAACCAGTCTGCTCGCAAAAAAGGATGAGAAGGCATGGAAACTGACCGAGCAGGTCGATGAGCTGATGGCGAGGGCGAAAAATGAAAAGTGGATTGAGCCCTCTGCCGTCTATCAATTTTTTCCGGCTCAGTCACAGGGAAATGATGTGCTGATTTATGATCCTTTGGACACGAGCAAAGTAATAGAACGGTTTACTTTCCCCCGTCAGGAATCGGAGCCGTTCCTTTGTCTGGCTGATTACTTGCGTTCAGTTGAGAGCGGTGAAATGGATTATGTGGGCATGTTTGCTGTGGTGGCAGGAAAAAATATTCGCCTTGAGGCACAACGTTTAAAGGAGGAAGGACGCTATTTTGAGAGCCATGCATTACAGGCGATGGCGCTGGAAACGGCAGAAGGCTTTGCAGAAAGGATTCACCAGCTTATGAGGGACCAATGGGGCTTTCCGGATCCTGCTGAATTTACGATGAAGGAAAGGTTTGCGGCAAAGTACCAGGGCCAGAGGTTTTCCTTCGGATATCCGGCTTGTCCAAATTTGGAGGACCAGGCCCGGCTTTTCCGGCTGCTAAACCCTGCTCAAATCGGGCTGGAGCTGACTGATGGCTACATGATGGAACCGGAAGCTGCCGTTACAGCCATCGTCTTTGCCCATCCCGAAGCCAGGTACTTTAATGTACTATGAGCATGAAACACCAGGCCTTACTAGACGAATAAAGAAAGGGAGTACCTTAGGTGGTGCTCCCTTTCATGCGT is a genomic window containing:
- a CDS encoding LCP family protein; protein product: MDSRIRKKKKRKSRKRKLLLSLIILIIAVIGYSAIQYYQGVNQTAESDRLKMDNVKFNGQKDQYGRTNVLLLGVDARGGQKASRTDSIMIAQYDPNKKTVKLVSVMRDIFADIPGYKPYKINTAYFLGGPELLRQTLKQNLGIDVQYYAIVDFNGFVKVIDTLAPDGIEVTVPHDMSKNIGVTLHKGTQKLHGKELLGFSRFRHDSQGDFGRVARQQEVLKAIKSQVLSISGIAKAPKLLGTIAPYVATNMNTSDRMGVLTDLLLHPGMKIKTMTIPVKGTYQNARSSYDGDVLEIDKEKNREALSAFLGEDLTTGQSADTTTDDTTSTFSQSGSSNQSDPSSQSNSTDNTGQ
- a CDS encoding GNAT family N-acetyltransferase, whose product is MIKILDITDVEAAESVLRIQLPAYNIEAKLLNFYDIPPLHETVNSLLESRETFFGFYQEDELAGVISISFEDNHLVICRLIVHPLHFRKGIGSALLQHVVDSYPEASCFKVSTGEKNEPAVRLYHSFGFQKTGKSEIAPDVYISHFMVEKSLET
- a CDS encoding bifunctional homocysteine S-methyltransferase/methylenetetrahydrofolate reductase; protein product: MDLLKTLEKRILVADGAMGTLLYSHGVDTCYEEFNLIHPEKIVNIHRAYIQAGAEVIQTNTYSANYFKLEQYGLEEKVKEINTEAVRIAKQAAGNNTFILGSMGGYRGVRKLEIPDAEIKRCFREQLFHLLNEGVDGILLETYFDVEELYSVVEIAKKEAAVPVIAQVSLHEPGVLQNGRHVTEALNQLEGLGADIIGLNCRLGPHHMIQSFEEIPLPEKAYLSAYPNASLLDYEDGRVTFRDNARYFKDSAIQLVEEGVRLIGGCCGTTPEHIQAVAEGVKGLTPIKEKTPKVPRARIELSSSSGIEPPIHQIAKERTSVIVELDTPKHLLTDRFFEGARALKEAGIDALTMADNSLASPRISNIAMAALLKEREQIRPLVHITCRDRNLIGLQSHLMGLDALGINQILAVTGDPSKIGDFPGATSVYDLSSMDLMQMIKQFNEGISYSGKSLQRKTSFSVAAAFNPNVRNLDKAVLRLERKIRSGADYFITQPLFSEEKIIEVYEATKHLDAPIYIGIMPLTSYRNASFLHNEVPGITLSDKILGVMERAKHDSAQAARESMAISKNLIDTAMNYFNGIYLITPFDRYDLTVECTQYIHSKETVTHGTKVI
- the metH gene encoding methionine synthase, with product MAQRLFEEQLEKKILILDGAMGTMLQACNLTASDFGGEEYEGCNEYLTLTAPHVIQHVHEEYLRAGADIIETNTFGATSIVLDEYGLGHLAEKLNRDAAKIAKRAAERFSTCERPRFVAGSMGPTTKTLSVTGGATFQQLKEAYFEQARGLIKGGADVLLIETSQDLLNVKAAFLGIEAAFKELEFKVPLLISGTIEPMGTTLAGQNIEAFYISVEHMNPVSVGINCATGPEFMAEHIRTLSGLASTAVSCYPNAGLPDEEGHYHESPASLAQKLRGFAEKGWINIAGGCCGTTPAHIQALDEALRDIHPRTPQKGHPHAVAGIEPFIYEDPSIRPIFVGERTNVIGSRKFKRLIAEGKIEEASEIARTQVKNGAHIIDICLADPDREEIEDIDAFIQVAVKKVKVPLMIDSTDDAVIERALTYTQGKNIINSINLENGQERFEKVASLVHQYGAAVVVGTIDEEGMAVTAERKREVAQRSYELLVGKYGLAPGDLIFDALVFPAGTGDQQYFRAAKETVEGIRLIKEHFPECQTILGVSNVSFGLPNAGREVLNSVFLYHCTKAGLDYAIVNTEKLERFASIPEEEVRMAEELLFETSDEALARFTDFYREKKQEVKAAAETLPLPERLANYVVEGTKEGLLPDLEEALEEYPTPLAIINGPLMAGMAEVGRLFNDNQLIVAEVLQSAEVMKAAVAFLEPYMEKNQETSSKGKVLLATVKGDVHDIGKNLVEIILSNNGFEVIDLGIKVSPAELIQEVRRVQPDIIGLSGLLVKSAQQMVLTAQDLREAGISIPILVGGAALSRKFTLNKIAPEYEGLVLYAKDAMDGLSLANRLQNELEREVLLREQLESQEKQRKIAQEVKRPESKAVVRSAVSRDSQIFQPQDVKQHVLRNYEVSHIEPYINRQMLIGHHLGLKGKLTSLLAKKDEKAWKLTEQVDELMARAKNEKWIEPSAVYQFFPAQSQGNDVLIYDPLDTSKVIERFTFPRQESEPFLCLADYLRSVESGEMDYVGMFAVVAGKNIRLEAQRLKEEGRYFESHALQAMALETAEGFAERIHQLMRDQWGFPDPAEFTMKERFAAKYQGQRFSFGYPACPNLEDQARLFRLLNPAQIGLELTDGYMMEPEAAVTAIVFAHPEARYFNVL